Below is a genomic region from Pyrococcus kukulkanii.
TAGAATTTGAATTGCCTTCTCATGTAGAGGGGCTGCAACCAGTACCTTCATCTCTATCACCTCCTTTTAACTGCCATTAACATTATGTGATCTGACGCATCTTCGGCTCTATCAGCAATGTCACCAATCTTCGTGATTACTTGGTTCCAGATAAGCTTTGCGTATGTTGAAATATTCTTGTCAGAGAAAATTTTCCTAAGTACTTCATATTCAATTTTGTCAGCTTTCTCCTCTTGAATCTCAGTTTCTTTTGCCAAGTCTAATGCTTTGTCTACATCTTTTTCAAGGGCTAAAGCTGAAAGTTTTAGATATTCGAATGTTTTAAGTGAGTCATCGACGAGTTTGAGAAGTTCCTCCTTAAGATTTTCGGGAACGTTAGGTTTGGCAAAAATTAAGGTATGAGCGGCACTTTCTGCGGCATCTGCTATATTATCTATAAGTTCGCTAAGCCTTATGTAATCCCCTCTATTAGCTGGAATAAACGCTCCAGCATATAGCATTAATTCAATTTCCCTCCTAAGATCATCAGCTTTTCCTTCATTTCTCTCAACGTCTTTAAGTAAATCTTCAGCTTTTTTAATATCCCTATTCAAATATGCATGGAACATTTCCCTAAATCGTTCTAGTGTTTCTTCAACTGCGTTTAAATGATCTTCAATCTTAGTGAACACATCATTTTCCTTTCCGCCAAACATTATTCCTCAGCTCCTCCTTCGCTTTTACAAGTGCCCACAGGAGAGAATTCATTGGTGCTTCAAGATTAACGTACTTTCCGTATTCAACTATTTTACCACTTATATAATCTATTTCGGTTCGTTTCCCTCTCCATAGATCTTGGAGCATCGAATTGTAGTTATCCTTAGTTTGTTCTAAGGTTTGAAAAAACAGTTCCATTGGGGGAACTTCAAACTCTATACCATTCTGTAATGCAATTCTGCATCCTTCCTTTATAACTTCCATAGCTGCTGATAGTAGATATTGATTATCTTTTATGAGCCCATTCTTTATTTCCAATATACTACCAATTGTGTTTATAGCGGAGTTAACTATTGCCTTTGCCCATATCCATCCGATGATATTATCACTAGTATGAGTCTCGAGCCCTGCTTTATTGAATAGCTCTGCAACTTCTTCAACAAATTCATTGTGTCCCTGCGGGTATAAGCCTATAATTGTGATTCCTTTTCCCTTCCATTCAACGATTCCTGGTTCTTTAAGAATGGCACCATTGGTTGTAATTCCACCAATGGCTTTTCCTCCAACCCTTAATATCTTATCTTCGTTACCTATTCCATTTTGAATGCTTAAAACCCATGTTTCCCTAACGATGTCTTTTGCCGAGTTTAGCGCATCCTCAGTTGAGTATGCCTTTGTGGATAATATTATGAGATCTGGTTTTTCTTTAGGGATTGATGTTGTTGCATTAACCCTTATTTCCTCATTAATGATACCCTTTATGACTAAACCTCTTTCTCCGATAGATTTTACATGGGGATCTCTACCTATCAAAAGAACATCTACCCCTGCCTTAGCTAGAAGACCCCCAAATAGTGATCCTATTGCCCCTGCCCCAAGGATGTATACCTTCAATGTATATCCCCCATAGTAAGTTCCATGGGAATCTTTATAGGTTTCATCATATTCAAGTTCTTGGAACAGTTATGCTCCCTTTTGTCTATATTCCTTAGAAGTAGCTAAATCCTTATTTGTTTTAGTCATGATACATGACTATTGGAAAAATCACTTGGTCATAAGGGGGATCTCAATTTAAGTTTTGAAGAAAGACGGTAGAGATTTAAAAGGTATACCTCAAATATACATTGTGGTCATGAAGGAGGCAAAATATTGGGAACCCTTAGATGGTAAAAAAGTAAGGTGTAATCTCTGTCCCTTGAATTGCATAATAAATGAAGGAAAAAGAGGATCTTGCAGGGTTAGGATGAATATTAATGGGATGCTATATACCCTAAATTATGGAAAGGTCTCATCTATAGCTCTTGACCCTATAGAGAAAAAGCCCCTCTTCCACTTTTGGCCAGGTTCTTGTGCCTTTTCGATAGGTACTGTGGGTTGCAATATGCATTGTAGGCACTGTCAGAACTGGGAGATCAGTCAGGCTGATGAGACATTTCCGTACCTTCAGGATGCTACTCCTGAGGCGATAGTGAGGCTAGCGAAACATTATGAATGCGAGAGCATAGCTTACACGTACAATGAGCCGACGATTTGGTATGAATTCGTTCTTGATACTGCGAAACTTGCTAAAAAAGAAGGGCTGAACAACATTTTAGTTACAAATGGCTATATAAATGAAGAGCCATTCAGGGAGTTGGCTCCTTACATAGATGCCATGAACATTGACATAAAGGCTTTTGATGATCGGTTTTATATGAAAATAGCTAGCGTTCCTACCGGTGAACCAAGCAGGAAGATAGCTGAAATGGCAAAGAATGAGTTTGGAATTCATGTAGAGCTTACCTACCTAATAATCCCAACGTTAAATGATCGTGATGAAGAAATAAGGGCTTTTGCCCGTTGGGTTGTGAATAGCTTGGGTGATGATACTCCTGTCCATTTCTCAAGATTCTTCCCTCATTATAAATTATTACATCTCCCCCCAACTCCTATCGAAACCTTAGAAAAAGCTTATAAGATAGCAAGGGAGGAAGGGTTGAAGTTCGTGTACCTTGGAAATGTACCTGGACATAGAGGGGAAAATACATACTGTCCAAGATGCGGAAAATTGCTGATAGAAAGGTGGGGATTTGAGATCCTAAGATATGAAATACAAGACGGTAAGTGTAAATATTGTGGGGAAAATATCCCCGTAGTCGGAGAATATAAAAGGAAAAAGTATAGGGGAATGTGGTGGTAATATGATAAAATTAACTTGTACTTTTTATATTGAGGCCATGGGAAATGATAAGAAAGCTGTAGAAACTTCAATTTCTGAGATTGAAGAGAAGTTAAAAAAGGAAAAAGTCGAAATTTTAGGTACTAGAAGGGAGGATGTAATAGAGACTGAGGATCCTAAGTTTAGGTATTCGACAGTTCTAGAAGTTAGATTTAAAGGAAACTTACCGGATGTAATTAAACTTGTCTTAAAGTATGGGCCAAGTATTGTTGAGATTGAAGATGTTGATGGGAGTGAAATTGAAGCAGAGGAGTTAGTTAGTATACTTGCAGGTATCTCTGCATTTATGGGTAATCTTATGGAGAGATTTGGAAGCTTAGCTGCTTATCCAGACCTTTCTTCTCTTCCCACCCCTAAAGTAGGTTATGATGAAGAAGAAATTGAAAAAATGATTATCGAAAAGGGATTTATCAGGTACAGGTTCGTAATTGAGGCTTATGGTAAGAATAAAGAGGAAATCGAGGAGAACATGAAAAAAGCCCTATCATTAGAGGGGGCCTACATTAACAAATTTGTCTCTAAATTAATGGAGGAGGTTGAATATGAGGGAAAAAAGAGAGTGAAGCTTTTAATAGCCTTTGAACTATTATCTAGCATTGAAACTCTCTTTATATTAACAGCAAAGTATGCCCCTGTTGGTATAGTAATAGTTGAACCTGATGTAGTCGAGATGACTCCAAATGAGCTACAGAATTCCCTATCCGAATTGGCTTCTATGGTTAACGAATTAATTCATAGACACCTCTTAATGATGAATCAATGATATTATCGGCAAACACCGAAATTGCTGTAGACATGAGGAGAAGCTTCTCTTATTTATTACGGCAATTAGCGAGCTTTTTTAATCATAAGAAAGGGTCTGGAACCGAAAAGTATTTATACCTTACATGGACAGGATTTAAGTGAGCCCACCTAGGGCAGATACTACAACTTTAGGAGGTGTTTGGAAATGAAGGTTAAGAAAATCGCGGCACTTGCAGTTGGTGCCGCAGTGGCTGGAGCAACCCTTGGCATTGCTTCAGCTCAGGTTCAGGTTCCCGAGATCCCAAAAGAGTTCTTCGTTAAGGATGGTCAACCAAACGTTAAGATTGTTGTTGGTAGCGAAGGAGCTGCCATGGATGTTGTGAGTGCAGCTGACATTGCCGCTGCGATTGGAAGCCTACTCTACACGGAGAAGGACATTAAAGTTGAGGACGTTAGTGTCGTTGTTAAGAAGGACATAACAGAGCCACTTGGTAAGATACCTGTATTTAACAACTATGACACGAACTCAGCTCACTTGTACACTGAGGACATGAACCTTACTGATGTTGAGGCTTGGTGGAATGGAGCTGCATTCTCGGCAACATTTGACAACTCAGTTTGGGCTGATGCCCTCTACAACGCTAGTGAGGATACTGGTAACTACCTAAAGATGAGGGTTGACAACGTTGCAATGCTTGATGATACCGAGCTTTCAGCTGCACTTCAGCTCAGTGGAATTAGGCTCGTTGGCATAAATGAAACTGAAGAGAAAGACATTGAGGACTTCAAGGACTTCAAGGTCGAGGTTCCCGAAGTAGTTGCTAACATCTCATTTGTCATATACAACTACACAATTGAAGGTCCAACCACGACTGACAAGATAACCAAGGAGAGCACAACTCCAACAGACAACCTAATTACAAACTTAGTGCTCGACAACTCAACCCTAGGGGTCTACTACCCGGAGTATGATGGTTACACGATTATCAGTGAGTCTGTTGTAGATGACACTGGAGTTACTGACGGGACAACTCTCAAGATCTTGGACAAGGAGTTCCCAATAATAAAGGTCGGAGAGGACGTTGTAAACGGAAAAACATGTGACGATTGCTTCACCTACGGTAAGGACTGGGGAGAGGACTACTATAATAGAGGCCAGACTGCAGAATTTGATGGGTACAAGGTAACTGTCCTTGATATTGACGCTTACAAGGACAAGGCTCTCCTCAAGGTCGTAAGCCCAAGCGGTGACGAGGAGACAGTTTCACTAGCCCTAGAAGGTACTGAGTCAGTAGTTCTCTTCGGTGGAGGAATTAGGATTCAGCTCCTTGACACATTCGTCGGTGTCGCTGGAACGACAAGCGTTAAGCTACACGTCTGGACCGACCTTAAGGTCTTCAAGAGCGGTGATGAAGTAGTTTCAGGCTGGGTAGCAGAGTTCAAGGTCGAGGACGGGGCAATCAAGTGGCTCGCCCTTAAGAACAAAGAATCACTTTCAGGCGACACTGTAAAGCTCTTCGATACCTATGTTGTCGACTACAAGTCAACAATCTATGGGCCTAAGAAGAGATCGGATGATAAGAAGGCTTACGCAATGGAGGCTTATGTCTACATTGAGCCAGCTGAGAGGCAGTACGACGTCGAGACGGTCTCACTTGGAGACGAGATCAGTGACACTGGATACAAGGTTGAGGACATCAAGGTTGAATTCAGCCCAACTAAGGCTTACATAGCAAACAAGATTACTGAGCCAATAACAGTCCTTGACACCGAGGTTATGGAGCAGGGACTTGAGAACGTCAAGAGCAACCTTATCCTCGTTGGTGGTCCAGTTGTTAACAAGGTTACTGCCGCCTTGGCAGAAGATCTTGGAGTTCCAGCAGACTATGAGGGCTGGAAGGAGAAGTATGGCACCGGTGCTGAGAGCGGTCAGGTCATCTACAAGCCTGAGTGCAGCAAGATCGGCGGCTATGGCGTTGTCCTCGTCGCTGGTACTGACAGAGAAGGAACCAGAGCAGCTGCTGAGGCATTACTTGAGTACATTTCAAAGCTCTGATTCTCCAAACTTCTTTTCTTCATTATTAAGGAGGTTCTAAGTTGAAAAGGAGTATTCTGGCGGTTCTTTTATTTATAATTGTATTTGGGGGGGTTGTTAGCTACTATATATATGGCTATTCTAAGTTTAATGACGTGATTAACCCAAACAGGAAGATTTTTGCGAGTAAATATGTTGTCATTCAATATCCTCCTCTTAAAGATGTTGGACCTAAGTTCCTCGTTCTAAGTCCTGTAGAGTATGTTAATCTCACAGTTAAGGGGTGGGAGCCCCCTAAAGGATCCAAAGGGTACCTAATTGAAATAAAAGGATACATAACAGGGATCCCTGAGGTTGATTTGAATTTAACAATGTTACCTAAATATAATGAATTCACAATAGTAGTAGGATCTCCCGAAGTTAGAGTTTGTTCTTCTGACCCTGAGTCTTTCTTGGGAAGCTGTGAGGATAGAACACTAGCTGTCTCCGAAATTAGTATTATCACTTCGATGCTCTTTAAGAGGTATTACTATTGGGATGCTTTGAAAAAAGGACTTGATAATGAGTCCGCTAAACAGTATGCCTATGAGGAAACTATGAAAAGGAAAAATATAAGATACCTAAGCTTTTTAACGAAAGCAAAGATAGGACTTGAAAAACTTGGAAATAAGGAGAATCTTTGCATAGTATTAATGGGTCCAGCCGAGGGGGCCACTTCAAATGAGATATTGATACTTAGGCCTGGCCTTATAGTGCTAAAGGGCAAAACTGATGGTGCATTAAGGGCAGAGGCCGTATTAATTGAAAAGCTCCTAAATATCACGATCTCTTCTTAACCACTTTTGGGAAAACTTAAAAATTAACTCTCAATAGCCGGAGTGGGGGGTTAAAAATGAAAGTGGAAAAGGGAGATGTTATTAGGCTACACTACATTGGCAAGGTAAAAGAAACGGGAGAGATATTTGACACAACTTACGAGGATGTTGCCAAGGATGCTGGAATTTATAATCCTAAGGGAGTCTATGGCCCGGTTCCAATTGCCGTTGGAGCAGGTCATGTTATATCTGGGTTAGATAAGAGACTTATTGGCCTTGAGGTTGGGAAAAAGTACACTATAGAAGTCCCTCCAGAGGAGGGATTCGGAGTTAGAGACCCAAGGTTGATCAAAGTATTTACTCTTGGTCAGTTCAGAAAGCAGGGAATTGTACCCTTCCCAGGACTTGAGATAGAAGTGACGACGGATGATGGAAGAAAACTGAAGGGTAGGGTTTTAACAGTTAGCGGAGGAAGGGTTAGAGTTGATTTTAATCATCCCTTAGCAGGAAAAACGTTAGTTTATGAAGTTGAAATTGTGGAAAAAGTAGAAGACCCGATAGAAAAGATAAAAGCCTTAATAGAGCTTAGACTGCCAATGATTGATACCAAAGACGTTATGATTGAAGTAGGCGAAAAAGATGTTAAGATAGACTTCACTAGGGTCGAAATAGATCCAAAAACTCTCATTTTGGGAGAAATTCTCCTTGAGAGTGACATAAAATTCATTGGATATGAAAAAGTTGAGTTCAAGCCGACTGTGGAGGAATTACTTAAGCCAAGAGATCAGGTTTCTGAATCTGAGTCTGAGGAGGCCAAAAAAGAGGAGAAAGAAAACGGGGATAGCAATAGGGAACAAACACAATCCTCTTAAACCCTCTTCTTTTATCTTTTATCATGAGCAGGATTGAGAGACTATTAAATGATCTTAAAATAAGATTCCCTGAAAAGGATATTCAGAAAGCAGGTAATGTAATTCTAGCTTTTAGAGAGTTAGCTACCGTTCCAGTTTCCCCAGTATACCCTCGAGGCTTTCATCCTATTATAAGGCTAAAGAAAAGACTTGGGGGGATAGATAAAGAAGTTCTGATATCCCCAATTGACTTGGTAATAGTTACAAAAGCAAATATGCCAGCGTGGAGGAGGGTCTTTGATTTTCACTTGGACATAGATATCATTGAGAGAACATCAATAAGAGGTGTTGAAAGTCTTTTAATTGGTAATAGGGATAATTTGAGAAGGGTGTATTCCGTCCTATCAAACGTTATCCCGGCAATGAGAGAACCACCCAAGAAGCTGTATTCCTTCAGAGATGAAGTTTACCTAAAATTTGAAGGTGAGAGATTTGTAAAGCTAAGAATGATTGGTTCTACCCTTGAGTTGGGCTCCTATAATATACCGTTATCTCAATTATCGAGAATATTTGGGAGAGCAGTGTTCGTCTTAGATTCTCTGTTCCATGCAAAAAATGCTGCCTTCTATAGGTTACTTTTTGCAATTTCTCTTGGTACCTTTGGCCACTTTTATGAGTTCTTTATGAAGCATATATATCCGAAGTTACCTCTGGAGCATAAGGAGTTCCTGGAGGAAATGCATGATTACAGAAACTTTCTTCAACTTCTATACTTTCATCTTTCTAGGATGAACGTTGATAGAATTGAGAACGAAGTGGGAATCTTAATCAGGAGAAGATCCAGACCAGAAAGACCGCTTGAACTTGGTATAATCTTTAAAGAGGGTAGGGTAGATGTCTCAGATAGGATAATGAGAGCTCAAGTAACTCTCTTGGTGTAAGCTATGAGGGTGTTTATTATAAAAGCCAATGAAGCTCATACGGACTTTGATTTCAGTCTTAAGGATTTGCCAGGGACTAGTGGACGAATCGATTTAATATGTAGGGCATTAAATGCTGCATTCCATTTATCTCATTCTTTTCGTAAAAATGTTAGGGTTTATGTAACGTTTCTGGGACCTCCCGATCCTCCTAAGACTATAAGATTCGAAGGACCAAAGATAAGACCTAAGATTTTAAATCCTGATGAGATTTCAATTGCAAAGGTAATTGGAAAGGCATTGAAAGTTGGGAGGAATATAAGAAACCCCACTAAAGAGGTTGAAGTTCTTCCTGGAATTTTTATAAGTAGAATGACCTTTGAAGACGTTGTTAAGAGGAACGTGAAGATGAATCTTTATCTTCTTGAGGAGGGAGGTAAAGATATATCCAAGCTTGTGTTTCCAAAAGATAATTTAGCTTTTATCCTTGGAGACCACCTAGGCCTAACTAAGGAGGATCTATCATTCCTAGAAGGGATTGCTGAGAAAATAAGCATCGGGCCAAAGGCATACCTTACTTCCCATGTAATCTCGTTTGTTAACATTTATCTCGATAGAGTGGGAATCCCTTAGTCGAAAGTTTTATAAATATTTTATCGGATCCTCATTCAGGAACTTTCCTTCTATTCTGGAACAGCTACATTGAAGGGGTGTTGCACTTGACTGAGAAACTTAAAGGAACAACAACTGTAGGCATTGTTTGTAAGGATGGAGTGGTACTAGCTGCAGACAAAAGGGCAAGTTTTGGGAATATGGTGTACACCAAGAACGTCACTAAAATACATAAGATAGATGAGCACTTAGCCATAGCAGGGGCTGGCAGTGTTGGAGATATTCTTAACTTGGTGAGAGTATTGAGGGCAGAGGCTAAGTTATACAGGGCAAATGTTGGAAAGCCAATGAGTGTTAAAGGTTTAGCAACACTCTTGGCGAATATACTTAATGGAACAAAGTATTTCCCGTATTCTGTGTGGTTCTTAGTAGGAGGTTATGATGACAAGCCAAGAGTCTTTTCTGTGGATATGGTAGGGGGTGTTACAGAAGATAACTATGTTGCTGCTGGTAGTGGAATGGAATTTGCGTATTCGGTGCTTGACTCTGAATATAGAGAGAATATTGGGGTAAAGGAGGGCATTAAACTTGCTATTAAGGCAATTAATGCCGCAACAAAAAGGGATGTATTCTCGGGAGATGGTATTCTTGTAGTTACCATAACCGAGGAGGGCTACAGAGAACTCAAAAATTCGGAACTGAAAACCCTTCTGAGGCAGTGAGGAGGTGATATATTTGATTAAGAGAGAGACCCAAGTTGATCAGATATTGAAAGACATTAGAGCTATTGTTAGTCAGATGGTGCCTAAGGAAGCAAGAATTACTGAGATAGAGTTCGAAGGACCAGAGCTTGTAATTTATGTTAAAAATCCTGAGGCTATAATGAAGAATGGAGAGTTAATTAAGGACTTGGCAAAAGTTCTTAAAAAGAGAATAAGTATTAGGCCAGATCCTGAAGTTTTGTTACCCCCTGAGGAAGCTGAAAAAATGATCTATGAAATTGTCCCCAAAGAGGCTGAGATTACAAATATTTCTTTTGACCCTTCTGTTGGTGAAGTTCTTATTGAAGCCAAGAAACCTGGTCTCGTTATTGGTAAAAATGGTGAGACTCTTAGGCTAATAACTCAAAAGGTCAGATGGGCACCTAGGGTAGTTAGGACTCCTCCCTTACAAAGTCAGACGATATATTCTATAAGACAAATCCTTCAGACTGAGAGCAAGGATAGGAGAAAGTTTCTTAGACAAGTTGGGAGGAATATTTACAGGAAACCTGAATACAAAAGTAGATGGATAAGGATTACAGGTCTTGGGGGATTTAGAGAAGTTGGTAGAAGCGCTCTTTTGGTGCAAACCGATGAGAGCTTTGTCTTGGTAGATTTTGGAGTTAATGTTGCTGCAATGAACGATCCATACAAAGCCTTCCCACATTTTGATGCACCTGAGTTTCAATACATCTTAAAAGAAGGTCTATTGGATGCGATAATAATTACCCATGCTCATCTTGATCATAGTGGGATGCTCCCCTACTTATTTAGGTACAACCTCTTTGATGGTCCAATATATACTACCCCTCCCACTAGGGATTTGATGGTTCTCCTTCAGAAAGACTTTATAGAGATTCAACAAAGCAATGGTCAGGAGCCTCTTTATAGGCCTAAAGATATTAAGGAAGTCATAAAGCATACAATAACTCTTGATTATGGGGAAGTTAGGGATATATCCCCTGATATAAGATTAACTCTCCATAATGCAGGTCATATCTTAGGGTCAGCTATAGTTCATTTACACATTGGTAATGGTCTTCACAACATAGCAATAACTGGAGACTTCAAATTCATACCAACGAGGCTCTTGGAACCAGCGAATGCAAAGTTTCCTAGGCTCGAGACTCTCATTATGGAGTCAACGTATGGTGGGAGTAATGACATCCAAATGCCAAGAGAAGAAGCAGAGAAAAGGCTCATTGAAGTGATACATCAAACTATAAAGAGAGGAGGGAAAGTATTGATTCCAGCAATGGCCGTTGGGAGAGCCCAGGAAGTTATGATGGTTCTTGAAGAATACGCGCGGATAGGAGGTATTGATGTACCAATATACCTTGATGGCATGATCTGGGAGGCTACTGCTATTCACACGGCTTATCCAGAGTACTTAAGCAGGAGACTTAGGGAGCAGATATTCAAGGAAGGTTATAATCCATTCCTAAGTGAGATATTCCATCCAGTGGCAAACTCCAGGGAAAGGCAAGATATCATAGACAGTAAGGAACCTGCAATAATAATAGCATCCTCGGGTATGCTAGTAGGCGGACCTAGCGTTGAATACTTTAAGCAATTAGCTCCTGATCCAAAGAACTCGATAATCTTTGTAAGTTATCAGGCTGAAGGAACTCTTGGAAGACAGGTTCAAAACGGAGCTAGAGAGATTCCAATGATTGGGGAGGAGGGTAGAACGGAAGTTATTAAAGTGAACATGGAAGTGTATACAATAGATGGCTTTTCAGGTCATGCCGATAGGAGAGAGCTCATGAATTATGTCGCTAAGGTGAGACCTAGGCCCGAGAGAGTGATAACAGTCCATGGAGAGCCTCAGAAATGTCTTGATCTTGCAACAAGCATACATAAGAAATTTGGACTCTCCACAAGAGCTCCAAATAACTTGGATACAATAAGGTTGAGGTGACCCTATGAAGTGCCCCGTATGTGGTAGAGAATACGAGGAAATAATACCTCCTTTTTGTATTTGTGGGGCAGAGCTAGAGCTTACTTATGATTACTCTTCAATTGATGTCAAAAAGTGGAAAAGAAGAATTCCTGGGGTTTGGAGATACAAGGAACTTTTACCTCCTGTTAAGAAGATAATATCGCTAAGGGAGGGAGGGACCCCTCTATTAAAGGCTAGGATCAGTGAAAAACTTGGAGTTGATGTATATATAAAAGATGAGACCCGAAATCCTACCGGGTCCTTTCGAGATAGGCTTGCAACCGTTGCAGTGTCTTATGGATTACCTTATGCATCCAATGGATTTATAATAGCGAGTGATGGAAATGCCGCTGCTTCGGTGGCTGCTTATTCTGCAAGAGCAGAGAAAGAAGCTTTTGTTATAGTGCCCAGGAAGGTAGACAAAGGTAAACTAATCCAGATGATAGCTTTTGGGGCAAAGATAATAAGATATGGAGAGAGTGTTGATGATGCTATAGAATATGCGAGAGAAATCGCAAAACTGAATGGCCTCTATAATGTGACTCCCGAAGATAACATAATTGGACTTGAAGGCCAAAAAACTATAGCTTATGAGTTATGGGAGGAGATAAATCCAACTCATGTAATAGTTCCCACGGGGAGTGGAAGTTACTTATATTCAATATACAAAGGTTTCAAGGAACTTCTAGAAATTGGAGTTCTAAAGGAAATGCCCAAGTTAGTTGCAGTGCAAGTCGATAAGTGTAATCCGATAGCGGCCGAAATCTTGGGTATGGAAAAAGAGTGTAGGGAAATAAAGGCGTTGGGTTTATACGTCAGAAATCCGGTAATGAAATCAAGAGCCGTAAAGGCGATAAAGGAGACTAGAGGAACTGCCGTCATTGTACGTGAAGAGGAGATAGATGCTGGGGAAAAATTATTAGCAAATGAAGGAATATTTGCTGAACTATCATCGGCCGTAGTAATGCCTGCCCTCTTAAAGCTCGTTGAAAGCGAGTTTGTAGAAAAAGGAGATAAGGTTGTTTTAGTTGTTACTGGGTCTGGATTAAAAACAGGAGAAGGGGGCCGAGAAAAGTTTTCAATTGGTGGAACTAAGCTTGAAATACTCAAAATATTAAAGGATAGAGAAATGTATGCCTATGAGATATGGAAAGCTCTTGGCAAGCCTCTTAAATACCAAGCTGTTCACCAACACATTAGGGAGCTTCAGGATTTAGGTCTCATTGAAGAAGCTTACAGGAGAGGGAAAAGGATATATTATAAGTTAACCGAGAAAGGGGCTAGATTAGTTGAAAACTTAGAGTAGGAGGGGGCTGGATGAGGATAGTATTTGATATTGGGGGTTCAGTTCTAATACCTGATAATCCGGATGTTTCATTTATAAAAAAACTATCCTACGAGTTAATAAAAGTTAGTGAGGATCATGAAGTAGCAATTGTTGTGGGTGGTGGAAAAACAGCTAGAGAATATATAAGGGTTGCTACAGAGTTCAATGCGAGTGAGACCTTTAAGGACTATATAGGAATACAAATAACTAGGGCAAATGCAATGCTCTTGATTGCTGCCCTAAGAGAAAGGGCTTATCCTCAGGTAGTTGAAGACTTCTGGGAAGCTTGGAGGGCTATTCAGCTCAAGAAAATTCCAGTCATGGGAGGAACTCATCCTGGACATACTACTGATGCCGTATCAGCTCTTCTTGCTGAATTTTTGGGGGCAGATCTTCTAATTGTAGTTACTAATGTTGATGGGGTTTATACTGACGACCCTAAAAAGAACCCGAATGCTATGAAAATTCCTAAGATGAAAGCTGAAGAATTAGTAAGACTGGTAAGTGAAGGTGTCGAGAAAGCAGGAATGAGTACCGTTATTGATCCTTTAGCGGCTAAAGTAATATTGAGAAGTGGGATTAGGACTTACGTAATTGGAAAAGATGATGCTATGAAGATGTTTGAAGTCGTAAAAGGTAATCACAACGGCACGATTATAGAACCTTAATCACGATGAGTGATGTATAACTTTGGTCGTAAAATACTCACTATATTCCATGAACATTA
It encodes:
- a CDS encoding TIGR00153 family protein, which gives rise to MFGGKENDVFTKIEDHLNAVEETLERFREMFHAYLNRDIKKAEDLLKDVERNEGKADDLRREIELMLYAGAFIPANRGDYIRLSELIDNIADAAESAAHTLIFAKPNVPENLKEELLKLVDDSLKTFEYLKLSALALEKDVDKALDLAKETEIQEEKADKIEYEVLRKIFSDKNISTYAKLIWNQVITKIGDIADRAEDASDHIMLMAVKRR
- a CDS encoding 2-dehydropantoate 2-reductase, with amino-acid sequence MKVYILGAGAIGSLFGGLLAKAGVDVLLIGRDPHVKSIGERGLVIKGIINEEIRVNATTSIPKEKPDLIILSTKAYSTEDALNSAKDIVRETWVLSIQNGIGNEDKILRVGGKAIGGITTNGAILKEPGIVEWKGKGITIIGLYPQGHNEFVEEVAELFNKAGLETHTSDNIIGWIWAKAIVNSAINTIGSILEIKNGLIKDNQYLLSAAMEVIKEGCRIALQNGIEFEVPPMELFFQTLEQTKDNYNSMLQDLWRGKRTEIDYISGKIVEYGKYVNLEAPMNSLLWALVKAKEELRNNVWRKGK
- the amrS gene encoding AmmeMemoRadiSam system radical SAM enzyme, yielding MKEAKYWEPLDGKKVRCNLCPLNCIINEGKRGSCRVRMNINGMLYTLNYGKVSSIALDPIEKKPLFHFWPGSCAFSIGTVGCNMHCRHCQNWEISQADETFPYLQDATPEAIVRLAKHYECESIAYTYNEPTIWYEFVLDTAKLAKKEGLNNILVTNGYINEEPFRELAPYIDAMNIDIKAFDDRFYMKIASVPTGEPSRKIAEMAKNEFGIHVELTYLIIPTLNDRDEEIRAFARWVVNSLGDDTPVHFSRFFPHYKLLHLPPTPIETLEKAYKIAREEGLKFVYLGNVPGHRGENTYCPRCGKLLIERWGFEILRYEIQDGKCKYCGENIPVVGEYKRKKYRGMWW
- a CDS encoding S-layer protein, whose translation is MKVKKIAALAVGAAVAGATLGIASAQVQVPEIPKEFFVKDGQPNVKIVVGSEGAAMDVVSAADIAAAIGSLLYTEKDIKVEDVSVVVKKDITEPLGKIPVFNNYDTNSAHLYTEDMNLTDVEAWWNGAAFSATFDNSVWADALYNASEDTGNYLKMRVDNVAMLDDTELSAALQLSGIRLVGINETEEKDIEDFKDFKVEVPEVVANISFVIYNYTIEGPTTTDKITKESTTPTDNLITNLVLDNSTLGVYYPEYDGYTIISESVVDDTGVTDGTTLKILDKEFPIIKVGEDVVNGKTCDDCFTYGKDWGEDYYNRGQTAEFDGYKVTVLDIDAYKDKALLKVVSPSGDEETVSLALEGTESVVLFGGGIRIQLLDTFVGVAGTTSVKLHVWTDLKVFKSGDEVVSGWVAEFKVEDGAIKWLALKNKESLSGDTVKLFDTYVVDYKSTIYGPKKRSDDKKAYAMEAYVYIEPAERQYDVETVSLGDEISDTGYKVEDIKVEFSPTKAYIANKITEPITVLDTEVMEQGLENVKSNLILVGGPVVNKVTAALAEDLGVPADYEGWKEKYGTGAESGQVIYKPECSKIGGYGVVLVAGTDREGTRAAAEALLEYISKL
- a CDS encoding FKBP-type peptidyl-prolyl cis-trans isomerase gives rise to the protein MKVEKGDVIRLHYIGKVKETGEIFDTTYEDVAKDAGIYNPKGVYGPVPIAVGAGHVISGLDKRLIGLEVGKKYTIEVPPEEGFGVRDPRLIKVFTLGQFRKQGIVPFPGLEIEVTTDDGRKLKGRVLTVSGGRVRVDFNHPLAGKTLVYEVEIVEKVEDPIEKIKALIELRLPMIDTKDVMIEVGEKDVKIDFTRVEIDPKTLILGEILLESDIKFIGYEKVEFKPTVEELLKPRDQVSESESEEAKKEEKENGDSNREQTQSS
- the trmY gene encoding tRNA (pseudouridine(54)-N(1))-methyltransferase TrmY, encoding MRVFIIKANEAHTDFDFSLKDLPGTSGRIDLICRALNAAFHLSHSFRKNVRVYVTFLGPPDPPKTIRFEGPKIRPKILNPDEISIAKVIGKALKVGRNIRNPTKEVEVLPGIFISRMTFEDVVKRNVKMNLYLLEEGGKDISKLVFPKDNLAFILGDHLGLTKEDLSFLEGIAEKISIGPKAYLTSHVISFVNIYLDRVGIP